Proteins found in one Haloarcula litorea genomic segment:
- a CDS encoding SHOCT domain-containing protein — MGFTHGRTPANEQTHTDTALSTLRSRYARGELSEEEFEERRRRLEE, encoded by the coding sequence ATGGGGTTTACACACGGGCGTACCCCGGCTAATGAGCAAACTCATACGGATACTGCACTGTCGACGCTACGTTCCCGGTACGCTCGTGGAGAGCTCTCCGAGGAGGAATTCGAAGAGCGTCGTCGCCGACTTGAGGAGTAA
- the trxA gene encoding thioredoxin, translated as MATDTASDAGTASTNEPLHVDGQSELDDIVAENDVVLTDFYADWCGPCQMLEPTVETLAADTDATVAKVDVDANQQLAAAYGVQGVPTLILFADGEQVEEIVGLQGEDQLRTLIETYTE; from the coding sequence ATGGCAACTGATACTGCATCCGACGCTGGCACCGCGTCCACAAATGAACCGCTCCACGTCGACGGGCAGTCCGAGCTCGACGACATCGTCGCAGAGAACGACGTCGTCCTCACGGACTTCTACGCCGACTGGTGTGGGCCGTGCCAGATGCTCGAACCGACTGTCGAGACGCTCGCCGCCGATACCGACGCGACCGTCGCAAAGGTTGACGTCGACGCCAACCAGCAGCTCGCTGCTGCCTACGGCGTTCAGGGCGTTCCCACGCTGATCCTGTTCGCCGATGGTGAACAGGTCGAGGAAATTGTCGGTCTCCAAGGCGAAGACCAACTCCGAACGCTCATCGAGACCTACACCGAGTAA
- a CDS encoding helix-turn-helix domain-containing protein, translating to MPDSMSEQLRSGVECEGLLECFHGLKELDKECFQALVEAEEPLTVDEIADAVDRERSTAYRAVQRLLQTGFIEKDQINYDQGGYYHVYSPTDPSKIADDMQRLLNDWYAKMGQLIQEFETKYEQTETAAPAAES from the coding sequence ATGCCAGATTCGATGTCTGAACAACTCCGCAGTGGCGTGGAGTGCGAGGGGCTGCTGGAGTGCTTCCACGGCCTAAAAGAGCTCGACAAGGAGTGCTTCCAGGCGCTCGTCGAGGCCGAAGAACCGCTGACCGTCGACGAGATCGCCGACGCAGTCGATCGTGAGCGCTCAACGGCCTACCGTGCCGTCCAACGGCTGCTGCAGACCGGTTTCATCGAGAAAGACCAGATCAACTACGACCAGGGTGGCTACTACCACGTCTACTCGCCGACTGACCCCTCCAAGATCGCCGATGACATGCAGCGCCTGCTCAACGACTGGTACGCGAAGATGGGGCAGCTTATCCAGGAGTTCGAAACCAAGTACGAACAAACCGAAACTGCGGCTCCTGCAGCCGAAAGCTAA
- a CDS encoding sulfite exporter TauE/SafE family protein — MSLLLVGFFVGFGLLIGILFGFFGMGGSFLVTPALLVMGYPSRVAVGSGLAFVFGTSVIGALRHRDHGHVDYKLAVIMTVAMTLGIEAGKRVVDALHAAGNADLVISVAYVGLLATVGLFTLRDARATGTSSTSVDLSERVQALEIPPMVTLRGDVRVSASIIFGIGLVVGILSGLLGVGGGFLLMPAMMYGLGVPAAIAVGTDILQITISGAFGAFVYARDGFVAIPVVATLLAGSALGARIGAGVSNLVDEDDIKGYFATMLLAGSVAVAAKRVGTALDIGVLNTVSIVLIFGATVVVSGAILLAAVCELRDDNTGFWCRLSAT, encoded by the coding sequence ATGAGTCTGCTGCTCGTTGGCTTCTTTGTCGGATTCGGGCTGCTCATCGGTATCCTGTTCGGATTCTTCGGGATGGGCGGGTCGTTCCTTGTCACGCCCGCCCTCCTCGTGATGGGCTACCCGTCGCGGGTCGCCGTCGGTAGCGGGCTCGCGTTCGTGTTCGGGACGAGCGTCATCGGCGCGCTCCGCCACCGGGACCACGGCCACGTCGACTACAAACTCGCAGTCATCATGACCGTCGCGATGACGCTCGGCATCGAAGCCGGCAAGCGCGTCGTCGACGCCCTCCACGCGGCAGGCAACGCCGACCTCGTCATCAGCGTCGCGTACGTCGGCCTGCTCGCAACAGTTGGCCTGTTCACGCTGCGCGACGCCCGCGCTACGGGGACGTCCTCGACGAGCGTCGACCTCTCAGAGCGCGTGCAGGCACTGGAAATCCCGCCGATGGTGACGCTCCGCGGTGACGTCCGTGTGTCGGCGAGTATCATCTTCGGCATCGGACTGGTCGTCGGTATCCTCTCCGGGCTCCTAGGCGTCGGCGGGGGCTTCTTGCTGATGCCCGCGATGATGTACGGGCTGGGCGTACCGGCTGCCATCGCCGTCGGGACGGACATCCTCCAAATCACGATTTCGGGTGCTTTCGGCGCGTTCGTCTACGCCCGGGACGGGTTCGTCGCGATTCCCGTCGTGGCGACGTTGCTCGCCGGCAGCGCGCTCGGTGCGCGCATCGGCGCGGGCGTCTCGAACCTCGTCGACGAGGACGACATTAAGGGGTACTTCGCGACGATGCTACTCGCAGGTAGCGTCGCTGTCGCCGCCAAACGCGTCGGCACCGCCTTAGACATCGGCGTACTCAACACCGTGAGTATCGTGCTCATCTTCGGCGCGACCGTCGTCGTGAGTGGTGCGATCCTGTTGGCTGCGGTGTGCGAGCTTCGCGACGACAACACTGGCTTCTGGTGCCGGCTTTCGGCGACGTAA
- a CDS encoding DUF7512 family protein, producing the protein MIDTLSLPSTVQAAGLIGAVLLEAMVLHVGYGVVTKALGPNVKRALGGE; encoded by the coding sequence ATGATCGACACGCTGTCGCTCCCTTCGACCGTACAAGCAGCTGGACTGATCGGCGCCGTGTTGCTCGAAGCGATGGTCCTCCACGTCGGCTACGGCGTCGTTACGAAGGCGCTCGGTCCGAACGTGAAGCGAGCGCTCGGAGGTGAGTAA
- a CDS encoding inorganic phosphate transporter yields MDPALIALFVGAALASLFMAWVIGAGSSGATPYAPAVGANAIGTMRAAFLVGMFGFAGAVTQGGNVSEAIGSGLVGGISLPIAGVILVLVLGAGLMAVGITTGYPIATAFTVTGAVIGVGLALGGTPVWPKYRQIAAVWMLTPFVGGGIAFTIASLLPRPDVPERYSIPVLAGLVGAVLMNVQFSFLGEGGTSGTLRGFGQQVLVVDGLTSAVSITGFAALAVAAVVWWDVSRDERGGLRRVLLALGSLVAFSAGGSQVGLAVGPLLPLLDEVGMVSTFAVLVGGGLGMLVGSWTGAPRMIKSLAQDYSSLGPRRSISALVPSFLIAQLAVLLGVPVSFNEIVVSAIIGSGAAVGGREAVDARKILLTVGAWAGSFLLSFALAYGTAFLLL; encoded by the coding sequence ATGGACCCCGCTCTCATCGCCCTCTTCGTCGGTGCAGCGCTCGCCAGCCTGTTCATGGCGTGGGTCATCGGCGCCGGCTCGAGCGGCGCAACACCGTACGCCCCTGCTGTCGGCGCGAACGCCATCGGGACGATGCGGGCTGCGTTCCTCGTCGGCATGTTCGGCTTCGCCGGCGCCGTCACGCAGGGAGGGAACGTCTCGGAAGCCATCGGGAGCGGCCTCGTCGGCGGCATCAGCCTGCCGATCGCCGGCGTCATCCTCGTGCTCGTGTTGGGCGCGGGGCTGATGGCGGTCGGTATCACGACCGGCTATCCGATCGCGACGGCGTTCACCGTGACCGGCGCCGTCATCGGTGTCGGCCTCGCCCTCGGTGGCACGCCGGTCTGGCCGAAGTACCGCCAGATCGCCGCCGTCTGGATGTTGACGCCGTTCGTCGGTGGTGGTATCGCGTTCACAATCGCGAGCCTCCTCCCGCGTCCCGATGTCCCCGAGCGGTACAGCATTCCTGTCCTCGCCGGCCTTGTCGGAGCCGTCCTTATGAACGTCCAGTTCAGCTTCCTGGGTGAGGGGGGCACGTCAGGAACACTCCGCGGTTTCGGACAGCAGGTGCTCGTAGTTGACGGGCTCACCTCGGCAGTCAGTATTACCGGCTTCGCAGCGCTGGCCGTCGCGGCTGTCGTCTGGTGGGACGTCAGCCGTGACGAACGCGGCGGCCTGCGGAGGGTGCTGCTGGCGCTCGGGTCACTCGTGGCGTTCTCCGCGGGCGGGAGCCAGGTCGGGCTCGCCGTCGGGCCGTTGTTGCCGCTGCTCGACGAGGTCGGGATGGTTTCGACGTTCGCCGTGCTCGTCGGCGGCGGCCTTGGAATGCTTGTCGGCTCGTGGACGGGAGCGCCGCGAATGATTAAGTCGCTCGCCCAGGACTACTCGTCGCTCGGCCCGCGGCGTTCCATCTCGGCGCTCGTGCCGTCGTTCTTGATCGCCCAGCTGGCAGTGCTGCTTGGCGTCCCGGTCTCGTTCAACGAGATCGTCGTCAGCGCCATCATCGGAAGCGGTGCCGCCGTTGGTGGTCGGGAAGCTGTGGATGCCAGAAAAATTCTCCTGACAGTTGGGGCGTGGGCAGGGTCGTTCCTCCTCTCGTTCGCGCTCGCGTACGGCACTGCGTTCCTCCTACTGTAA
- a CDS encoding YeeE/YedE family protein, with the protein MIFVGGIVFGFGLGFSHMARPEVVLNFLQFDDFGLPFVMFGAAIVSGVAFALLPRIRDAAPLTGDPYERRLKPFDRNVLVGGAVFGVGWGLSGICPGAAYASLGVGNITILWALAGMFLGAYAQGYWRSRSQARDTAVTGAD; encoded by the coding sequence TTGATCTTCGTCGGCGGCATCGTGTTCGGGTTCGGGCTCGGGTTCAGCCACATGGCGCGGCCAGAGGTTGTGCTGAACTTCCTCCAGTTCGACGATTTCGGCCTCCCGTTCGTGATGTTCGGGGCCGCTATCGTCTCCGGGGTCGCGTTCGCGCTGCTGCCACGGATCCGGGATGCCGCACCCCTTACAGGTGACCCCTACGAGCGGCGCCTGAAACCGTTCGACCGGAACGTCCTGGTCGGCGGCGCCGTCTTCGGTGTCGGCTGGGGGCTGTCCGGCATCTGTCCGGGCGCCGCGTACGCAAGCCTCGGTGTCGGCAACATCACGATTCTCTGGGCGCTCGCCGGGATGTTCCTCGGCGCGTACGCCCAGGGCTACTGGCGGAGCCGCAGCCAGGCACGTGACACCGCCGTAACGGGCGCAGACTAA
- a CDS encoding YeeE/YedE family protein, producing MVTDPVLLQTAADLFPNGISRYAVGGLLVGLGTVLIYIGTGIPAGASTFLESTLSYVSDQSRFQQYVGSRDWRVVFTAGIILGGLAFAATFQSGLVTSSLYEPGTTGQLYEVAGVTLWMTEVQPWRLFLGGILVGIGTRIGKGCTSGHGVCGVGSASKTSLIGVVTFLTVAIGTAQVVAALGVSHE from the coding sequence ATGGTCACTGATCCAGTACTGCTCCAGACGGCCGCCGACCTGTTCCCGAACGGGATTAGTCGGTACGCCGTCGGCGGACTGCTCGTCGGGCTCGGCACCGTTCTGATTTACATCGGGACGGGTATCCCAGCCGGGGCGAGTACGTTCCTGGAGTCGACGCTGTCGTACGTGTCCGACCAGTCCCGCTTCCAGCAGTACGTCGGCTCGCGTGACTGGCGGGTCGTGTTCACGGCCGGCATCATCCTCGGCGGGCTGGCGTTCGCGGCGACGTTCCAGTCCGGACTGGTCACGAGTTCGCTGTACGAACCCGGGACGACCGGCCAGCTGTACGAGGTTGCCGGGGTGACGCTCTGGATGACAGAGGTGCAGCCGTGGCGGCTGTTCCTCGGCGGCATCTTGGTCGGCATCGGAACCCGAATCGGCAAGGGCTGTACGTCCGGGCACGGCGTCTGTGGCGTCGGTTCGGCCTCGAAGACGTCGCTGATCGGGGTGGTGACGTTCCTGACCGTCGCCATCGGGACCGCACAGGTCGTCGCCGCGCTGGGGGTGAGCCACGAGTGA
- a CDS encoding sulfurtransferase TusA family protein: MSAEFDITETLDVKGASCPMPVVKAKSAIDELSEGEVLEVLATDPGSMSDIDGWAAGTEGVELVEQEEGDDVYKHYVRKTE, from the coding sequence ATGAGTGCTGAATTCGACATTACGGAGACGCTAGACGTGAAAGGTGCATCGTGTCCCATGCCAGTGGTGAAAGCGAAGTCGGCCATCGACGAGCTCTCGGAGGGTGAAGTCCTCGAAGTGCTGGCGACCGACCCCGGAAGCATGAGCGACATCGACGGCTGGGCGGCCGGAACCGAGGGCGTCGAGCTCGTCGAGCAGGAGGAGGGCGACGACGTGTACAAACACTACGTCCGCAAGACGGAGTAA
- a CDS encoding DsrE/DsrF/DrsH-like family protein translates to MSTDTPDAPADDAPSRAELAARVDELEDALAEATSEDEGKKMSIIATKGTLDMAYPPLILASTAAAFGYEVTVFHTFWGLDILHEERSKNLKLSSVGNPNMPVPNAVAALPGMDRVTTKMMEKKISDNDTATIEELIETSLDMGVEFQACQMTIDLMDYDEDDFYDGVTTGVGAATALQDMADADIQLLV, encoded by the coding sequence ATGAGTACGGACACACCCGACGCGCCGGCCGACGACGCGCCCTCGCGTGCGGAACTGGCCGCGCGCGTCGACGAACTTGAGGACGCGCTCGCCGAAGCCACGAGCGAGGACGAAGGCAAGAAGATGAGCATCATCGCGACGAAGGGCACGCTGGACATGGCGTACCCGCCGCTCATCCTCGCTAGCACCGCGGCCGCGTTCGGCTACGAGGTGACCGTCTTCCACACGTTCTGGGGGCTGGACATCCTCCACGAGGAGCGCTCGAAGAACCTCAAACTCAGCTCCGTCGGCAACCCCAACATGCCTGTCCCGAACGCCGTCGCGGCACTCCCGGGCATGGACCGCGTGACGACGAAGATGATGGAGAAGAAGATCTCGGACAACGACACCGCCACCATCGAGGAGCTCATCGAGACGAGCCTCGACATGGGCGTCGAGTTCCAGGCCTGTCAGATGACCATCGACCTCATGGACTACGACGAGGACGACTTCTACGACGGTGTCACCACGGGCGTCGGCGCGGCGACCGCCCTCCAAGACATGGCCGACGCCGACATCCAGCTCCTCGTCTAA
- a CDS encoding HalOD1 output domain-containing protein — MNKLENPIPQIVDAVAEAEGVEPVTLDPPLAEVVDPDALETLVEDSTASDLEVRFAYRGHDIVVDNSGRVQVD; from the coding sequence ATGAACAAACTCGAGAATCCGATTCCCCAGATTGTCGATGCCGTCGCGGAGGCAGAGGGCGTCGAGCCAGTCACACTCGATCCGCCGCTAGCCGAGGTCGTCGATCCGGATGCGCTCGAAACGTTGGTCGAGGATTCAACGGCGTCTGACCTCGAAGTTCGATTCGCGTATCGAGGTCACGACATCGTCGTCGACAACAGTGGTCGCGTGCAGGTCGACTGA
- a CDS encoding thioredoxin family protein produces the protein MATQTAKTDRVVSLDDDDLETVVEDSSVALVEFYTEWCGTCKRMKPVLEALAEDTDATVLTIDIESNLETAIEFGAQSTPTFVLFADGKPVKQLRGGQNEQTLRDLIARYRD, from the coding sequence ATGGCAACGCAGACAGCGAAGACGGACCGCGTGGTTTCGCTTGATGACGACGACCTCGAAACGGTCGTCGAAGACAGTAGCGTCGCGCTCGTGGAGTTCTACACGGAGTGGTGTGGCACCTGCAAGCGGATGAAGCCGGTTCTCGAAGCCCTCGCGGAAGACACTGACGCGACGGTGCTGACGATCGACATCGAGTCGAACCTCGAGACGGCGATCGAGTTCGGTGCCCAGAGCACGCCCACGTTCGTCCTCTTCGCCGACGGGAAACCGGTGAAACAGCTTCGCGGCGGCCAGAACGAACAGACGCTCCGCGACCTGATTGCCCGGTATCGGGACTAA
- a CDS encoding DUF1641 domain-containing protein, with protein MSENQATAPTDLEAAIEQNPEAVAEFVEHLDAVNELLDVLSLGESALDDEMVRELSATGSTLAESADGLATDETVALAETVGENGDDLREALDTLLALQQSGTLDDLAELAEVGSLATAALDDEMVTSLAGTGAAVGEVAQTAADDDTRDGIQTLLESVGEAEQSSPEQVGAVGLLRGLRDPDVQYGLGYLLALAGALGRAQSTEKSH; from the coding sequence ATGTCCGAGAACCAGGCTACCGCGCCGACCGACCTCGAAGCGGCGATCGAGCAGAACCCCGAGGCGGTCGCCGAGTTCGTGGAGCACCTCGACGCCGTCAACGAGCTACTGGACGTGCTCTCGCTGGGCGAGAGCGCGCTCGACGACGAGATGGTCCGCGAGCTCTCGGCCACGGGATCGACACTGGCAGAGTCTGCGGACGGGCTGGCGACCGACGAGACCGTGGCGCTGGCCGAAACGGTCGGGGAGAACGGCGACGACCTGCGGGAGGCCCTTGATACGTTGCTCGCGCTCCAGCAAAGCGGAACGCTCGACGACCTGGCCGAACTCGCGGAGGTAGGGTCGTTGGCGACCGCGGCGCTCGACGACGAGATGGTCACGTCATTGGCCGGTACCGGTGCTGCGGTCGGCGAGGTCGCGCAGACGGCCGCTGACGACGATACTCGTGATGGCATCCAAACGCTGCTGGAGAGTGTCGGTGAGGCGGAGCAGAGCTCCCCCGAGCAGGTCGGGGCCGTTGGTCTGCTTCGCGGATTACGTGATCCGGATGTTCAGTACGGGTTGGGCTATTTGCTGGCGCTTGCAGGCGCGCTCGGCCGTGCGCAATCCACGGAGAAGTCACACTAA